A genomic region of Microlunatus sagamiharensis contains the following coding sequences:
- a CDS encoding aggregation-promoting factor C-terminal-like domain-containing protein, producing the protein MTALGAPTTTTLAEPATTLAPAPVVASVDPALEAQRGAAADRENRDAERTRIAQSVATAATQRASNLDTQGDVIDKTSDGIKKARAKAKAEAAAKAKAAAKAAEAKRKAAIKAQGYEAGTTDPREMARQILDNKFGYGSDQFSCFDWIIKHESNWNVHATNPGSGAYGLPQSLPGSKMASVASDWRDNPATQIIWGAKYMKDRYGSPCAAKSHWQSAGNY; encoded by the coding sequence GTGACCGCGCTCGGCGCGCCCACGACGACGACGCTCGCGGAGCCCGCGACGACCCTCGCCCCGGCCCCGGTCGTCGCGTCCGTCGACCCGGCCCTCGAGGCCCAGCGCGGTGCCGCGGCCGACCGTGAGAACCGCGACGCCGAGCGCACCCGGATCGCCCAGTCCGTCGCCACCGCGGCCACGCAGCGCGCGTCGAACCTCGACACCCAGGGCGACGTCATCGACAAGACCTCCGACGGCATCAAGAAGGCGCGGGCCAAGGCGAAGGCCGAGGCCGCCGCCAAGGCGAAGGCCGCCGCCAAGGCCGCCGAGGCGAAACGCAAGGCCGCGATCAAGGCGCAGGGCTACGAGGCCGGCACGACCGACCCGCGCGAGATGGCCCGCCAGATCCTCGACAACAAGTTCGGCTACGGCTCCGACCAGTTCTCCTGCTTCGACTGGATCATCAAGCACGAGAGCAACTGGAACGTCCACGCCACCAACCCGGGCTCGGGCGCGTACGGGCTGCCGCAGTCGCTGCCGGGCAGCAAGATGGCCAGCGTCGCGTCCGACTGGCGTGACAACCCGGCCACGCAGATCATCTGGGGCGCGAAGTACATGAAGGACCGCTACGGCAGCCCCTGCGCCGCCAAGTCGCACTGGCAGAGCGCCGGCAACTACTAG
- a CDS encoding endonuclease domain-containing protein → MLRGRRYFLDIGFPGLKLVVEIDGRIHQTDRGLFESDRLRQNVLVLEGWTVLRFTWRLLEDRPEQFVETVTEATCSIGDPRWWQSRSPTLQVQRASRSRVEK, encoded by the coding sequence GTGCTCCGCGGACGGCGCTACTTCCTGGACATCGGCTTCCCCGGTCTGAAGCTCGTGGTCGAGATCGACGGCCGGATCCACCAGACCGATCGGGGACTGTTCGAGAGCGACCGGCTGCGGCAGAACGTCCTCGTCCTCGAGGGCTGGACGGTCCTGCGCTTCACCTGGCGGCTCCTCGAGGACCGTCCGGAGCAGTTCGTGGAGACGGTCACCGAGGCGACCTGCTCGATCGGCGACCCGAGGTGGTGGCAGAGCCGCTCGCCCACGCTGCAGGTGCAGCGCGCGTCGCGATCTCGGGTCGAAAAATGA
- a CDS encoding PhoH family protein → MKGRPVSSSAPSLASGTTTTDRITYVIDTSVLLSDPSALKRFAEHDVVLPLVVVTELEGKRHDAELGYFARTALRHLDDLRVAHGRLDAPVPANDEGGTLHVELNHTDPSALPSGFRLGDNDSRILAVALNYANEGRDVTLVSKDLPMRVKAASVGLRAEEYRAELTVSSGWTGMVELDATSAELDALYDAGTLDLEAARALPCHTGVVLLGSSSTALARVTPDKELRLVKDRDAFGVHGRSAEQRVALDLLLDPSVGIVSLGGRAGTGKSALALCAGLESVLERRQHSKVVVFRPLYAVGGQDLGYLPGSEGEKMAPWAQAVFDTLGAVTSKPVIEEVMDRGLLEVLPLTHIRGRSLHDAFVIVDEAQSLERNVLLTVLSRIGQDSRVVLTHDVAQRDNLRVGRHDGVAAVVEKLKGHPLFAHVTLHRSERSPIAALVTDMLEDLGV, encoded by the coding sequence GTGAAGGGCAGACCCGTGTCTTCATCCGCACCGTCTCTCGCTTCGGGCACCACCACCACCGACCGCATCACCTACGTGATCGACACCTCCGTCCTGCTGTCGGACCCGAGCGCCCTCAAGCGCTTCGCCGAGCACGACGTCGTCCTCCCGCTGGTCGTCGTGACCGAGCTCGAGGGCAAGCGCCACGACGCCGAGCTGGGCTACTTCGCCCGCACCGCGCTGCGTCACCTCGACGACCTGCGCGTCGCCCACGGCCGTCTCGACGCGCCGGTCCCGGCCAACGACGAGGGCGGCACGCTCCACGTCGAGCTGAACCACACCGACCCGAGCGCGCTGCCGTCGGGCTTCCGGCTGGGCGACAACGACTCCCGCATCCTCGCCGTGGCCCTGAACTACGCCAACGAGGGCCGCGACGTCACCCTGGTCTCCAAGGACCTGCCGATGCGGGTCAAGGCGGCCTCGGTCGGGCTGCGCGCCGAGGAGTACCGCGCCGAGCTCACCGTGAGCAGCGGCTGGACCGGCATGGTCGAGCTCGACGCCACCAGCGCCGAGCTCGACGCCCTGTACGACGCGGGGACGCTCGACCTCGAGGCCGCCCGGGCGCTGCCCTGCCACACCGGGGTCGTGCTGCTCGGCTCGAGCTCCACCGCGCTGGCCCGGGTCACCCCGGACAAGGAGCTGCGCCTGGTCAAGGACCGCGACGCGTTCGGCGTCCACGGCCGCTCCGCCGAGCAGCGGGTGGCGCTCGACCTGCTGCTGGACCCGAGCGTCGGCATCGTCTCGCTCGGCGGTCGGGCGGGCACCGGCAAGTCGGCGCTCGCGCTGTGCGCCGGGCTCGAGTCGGTGCTCGAGCGGCGCCAGCACTCCAAGGTCGTCGTGTTCCGTCCCCTGTACGCGGTGGGCGGGCAGGACCTCGGCTACCTGCCGGGCTCGGAGGGCGAGAAGATGGCGCCCTGGGCCCAGGCCGTCTTCGACACCCTGGGCGCGGTCACCTCCAAGCCCGTCATCGAGGAGGTCATGGACCGCGGGCTGCTCGAGGTGCTGCCGCTGACCCACATCCGCGGCCGTTCGCTGCACGACGCCTTCGTGATCGTCGACGAGGCGCAGTCGCTGGAGCGCAACGTGCTCCTCACCGTGCTCAGCCGGATCGGCCAGGACTCCCGCGTCGTGCTGACCCACGACGTCGCCCAGCGCGACAACCTCCGGGTGGGCCGCCACGACGGCGTCGCCGCCGTCGTCGAGAAGCTCAAGGGCCACCCGCTCTTCGCCCACGTCACCCTGCACCGGTCCGAGCGCTCGCCGATCGCGGCGCTCGTCACCGACATGCTGGAGGACCTCGGCGTCTGA
- a CDS encoding aggregation-promoting factor C-terminal-like domain-containing protein has product MRRTLRHGLVGVAAAALTVAAGVTALGSSDDVTVAAPPPVTSTAPPGEFVPVAYVPADPVADAERAATAARDDEEAERARVAAVAAETAYQRALSLGEQGDAIDKQSAENKAAIKARIAAAKARAEAAEAEAAAAQERARKAAIANQGYTPGTTDVREIARQILANKFSYGDDEFSCFDWIIKRESNWNVHATNPGSGAYGLPQSLPGDKMASVASDWRDNPATQIIWGVSYMKSRYGSPCDAKAHWERAGNY; this is encoded by the coding sequence GTGCGACGAACCCTCCGCCACGGCCTCGTCGGGGTCGCGGCCGCGGCCCTGACGGTCGCCGCCGGCGTCACCGCCCTCGGGTCGTCGGACGACGTGACCGTCGCCGCACCGCCGCCGGTGACCAGCACGGCCCCGCCGGGCGAGTTCGTCCCGGTGGCCTACGTGCCCGCGGACCCCGTCGCCGACGCCGAGCGTGCCGCGACCGCGGCGCGGGACGACGAGGAGGCCGAGCGTGCCCGCGTCGCCGCCGTCGCCGCCGAGACCGCCTACCAGCGGGCGCTGAGCCTGGGTGAGCAGGGCGACGCCATCGACAAGCAGTCGGCCGAGAACAAGGCCGCGATCAAGGCCCGGATCGCCGCCGCCAAGGCGCGCGCCGAGGCGGCCGAGGCCGAGGCCGCGGCGGCGCAGGAGCGTGCGCGCAAGGCGGCGATCGCCAACCAGGGCTACACGCCCGGCACGACCGACGTGCGGGAGATCGCACGCCAGATCCTGGCGAACAAGTTCAGCTACGGCGACGACGAGTTCTCCTGCTTCGACTGGATCATCAAGCGCGAGAGCAACTGGAACGTCCACGCGACCAACCCGGGCTCGGGCGCGTACGGGCTGCCGCAGTCGCTGCCCGGCGACAAGATGGCCAGCGTCGCGTCCGACTGGCGCGACAACCCCGCGACCCAGATCATCTGGGGCGTCAGCTACATGAAGAGCCGCTACGGCAGCCCGTGCGACGCCAAGGCGCACTGGGAGCGGGCGGGGAACTACTGA
- a CDS encoding aldo/keto reductase gives MQAQVTQDGLRPLGRTGLQVSAVSLGASTLGQDRPQGEPPSEQAAETARVMLTGPFRLVDSSNSYGQGRSEAALGAGLAALGGTLPEGQLLATKADRDLTTGAFDHDRVLRSFEESTRRTGLDHFPLYQLHDPYTVSFADAMGPGGAVSALVRLRDEGAVGHLGIAAGPLSLVDAYVGTGVFDVVLTHNRYTLLNRSAADLIDAWAERGLGVLNGAAFGGGLLARGPRPGSTYAYEPAPAEVLGFVERLDAVCREWDVPLPAAALQFSLRNPSVSTTLVGTSVPGRVEQTRVLAERVIPDGFWDAVEQLGTPPVDFGED, from the coding sequence ATGCAGGCACAGGTGACGCAGGACGGGCTGCGGCCGCTGGGCCGGACGGGCCTGCAGGTCTCGGCCGTCTCGCTCGGCGCCTCGACGCTCGGCCAGGACCGGCCGCAGGGCGAGCCGCCGAGCGAGCAGGCCGCCGAGACCGCGCGGGTGATGCTCACCGGCCCGTTCCGCCTCGTCGACAGCTCCAACAGCTACGGCCAGGGGCGCAGCGAGGCGGCGCTCGGCGCCGGTCTCGCCGCCCTGGGCGGCACGCTCCCCGAGGGGCAGCTGCTCGCGACGAAGGCCGACCGCGACCTCACCACGGGCGCCTTCGACCACGACCGCGTGCTGCGCTCCTTCGAGGAGTCGACGCGCCGCACCGGGCTCGACCACTTCCCGCTCTACCAGCTGCACGACCCGTACACGGTCTCCTTCGCCGACGCCATGGGCCCCGGCGGTGCGGTGTCGGCGCTGGTGCGGCTGCGCGACGAGGGCGCGGTCGGGCACCTCGGCATCGCGGCCGGACCGCTCTCGCTCGTCGACGCGTACGTCGGCACCGGCGTCTTCGACGTGGTCCTCACGCACAACCGCTACACGCTGCTCAACCGCTCGGCGGCCGACCTCATCGACGCCTGGGCCGAGCGCGGCCTCGGCGTGCTCAACGGCGCGGCCTTCGGCGGCGGGCTGCTCGCCCGGGGCCCGCGCCCCGGGTCGACGTACGCCTACGAGCCGGCACCCGCGGAGGTGCTCGGCTTCGTCGAGCGGCTGGACGCTGTCTGCCGGGAGTGGGACGTCCCGCTGCCGGCCGCCGCGCTGCAGTTCTCGCTGCGCAACCCGTCCGTCTCGACGACCCTGGTGGGCACGTCGGTGCCTGGACGGGTCGAGCAGACGCGCGTGCTCGCGGAGCGCGTGATCCCGGACGGCTTCTGGGATGCTGTGGAGCAGCTCGGGACCCCGCCCGTCGACTTCGGCGAGGACTGA
- a CDS encoding LacI family DNA-binding transcriptional regulator, translating to MTRSAEGQRRVTISDIALLAGCSKATVSKAVNNQPGISEEARQRVLKIAELAGWRPSARAVALAGRTRTVGFILDRRPDLLAADPYHAELVSGIESVLARHGYWLLLRIGTHASPEEEAATYRELAHSHRVDGVLVAETSVDDYRFGLVKELGLPAVVVSRPWSPVDLPWEGPEHPGGGMDEAVRHLVARGRDRIAYVCGPPSRSYVVYRTRTLVQAVADCGTALVGIRQTDASAEEGFAATAALLAQPQPPTAILYDNDQMALAGCRAINAAGLRIPDDVAVVGHDDLSVSRWFTPALTTVSQDVFGLGVRCATRLLGILGEQVEEPPAFADPVLVVRESAG from the coding sequence ATGACGAGGAGCGCCGAGGGACAGCGGCGGGTCACCATCTCCGACATCGCGCTGCTCGCGGGGTGCTCCAAGGCGACGGTCTCCAAGGCCGTCAACAACCAGCCGGGCATCTCCGAGGAGGCCCGGCAGCGCGTCCTCAAGATCGCCGAGCTCGCGGGCTGGCGGCCGTCGGCCCGGGCCGTCGCGCTGGCCGGGCGCACGCGAACGGTGGGGTTCATCCTCGACCGGCGCCCCGACCTGCTCGCCGCCGACCCATACCACGCCGAGCTGGTCTCGGGCATCGAGTCGGTGCTCGCCCGGCACGGCTACTGGCTGCTGCTGCGTATCGGCACCCACGCGAGTCCGGAGGAGGAGGCCGCGACCTACCGCGAGCTCGCCCACTCCCACCGCGTCGACGGCGTCCTGGTGGCCGAGACCAGCGTCGACGACTACCGCTTCGGCCTGGTGAAGGAGCTGGGCCTGCCCGCGGTCGTGGTCAGCCGGCCGTGGTCGCCGGTCGACCTGCCCTGGGAGGGCCCGGAGCACCCCGGCGGCGGCATGGACGAGGCGGTCCGCCACCTCGTCGCCCGCGGGCGGGACCGGATCGCGTACGTCTGCGGTCCGCCGAGCCGGTCCTACGTGGTCTACCGCACCAGGACGCTGGTGCAGGCGGTCGCCGACTGCGGCACCGCGCTCGTCGGCATCCGCCAGACCGACGCGTCGGCCGAGGAGGGGTTCGCTGCGACGGCCGCGCTGCTCGCGCAGCCGCAGCCCCCGACCGCGATCCTCTACGACAACGACCAGATGGCGCTGGCCGGCTGCCGGGCCATCAACGCCGCGGGGCTGCGGATCCCCGACGACGTCGCGGTGGTCGGGCACGACGACCTGTCGGTGAGCCGCTGGTTCACCCCGGCGCTGACCACCGTCTCCCAGGACGTCTTCGGCCTCGGCGTGCGCTGCGCGACCCGGCTGCTCGGGATCCTCGGCGAGCAGGTCGAGGAGCCGCCGGCCTTCGCCGACCCGGTGCTCGTGGTGCGGGAGTCGGCGGGGTGA